From Candidatus Hydrogenedentota bacterium, the proteins below share one genomic window:
- a CDS encoding DUF4434 domain-containing protein — protein MGSVRRCCFALALVCAGMAPAWGDAAPARLAGVFWWMSDADTRRSAEDWKGELDALQALGADLMIVSDLSGRGGADAPEGEAPLRGFFDETDRRGMRVFLSTLSMANWWVQPDPGPELARAEARIRETVRLYGARPSFHGWYVPYELYHFTGPQAELIRALYRGVAERCKAASDKPVMISPFFLLDCGGKLGDFAWVTPEEYRDFWTGLLRQAPAVDIVALQDSGEHLSCYTLDDRRPFFAAMKEACGAAGKTLWANVESGELEVASLDDYVARFGLKTHVNDPKLAPYWRAVPAEKFRDKLRLASEFTDTAVTWGYQEFLRPARGPQAAAAHAAYAALMPAK, from the coding sequence CTGTTTCGCCCTCGCGCTGGTGTGCGCGGGCATGGCCCCGGCGTGGGGCGACGCCGCCCCGGCGCGGCTGGCCGGCGTGTTCTGGTGGATGTCCGACGCCGATACGCGGCGGTCTGCGGAGGACTGGAAAGGGGAGCTCGATGCCCTCCAGGCCCTGGGCGCGGACCTGATGATCGTGTCGGACCTTTCCGGCCGGGGCGGCGCGGACGCGCCGGAGGGGGAGGCACCCCTGCGCGGGTTCTTCGACGAGACCGACCGCCGGGGGATGCGCGTCTTCCTCAGCACACTGTCCATGGCCAACTGGTGGGTCCAGCCGGACCCCGGCCCCGAACTCGCCCGCGCCGAGGCGCGCATCCGCGAGACCGTCCGCCTGTACGGGGCGCGCCCGTCGTTTCATGGCTGGTACGTCCCCTACGAGCTGTACCATTTCACCGGGCCGCAGGCGGAGCTCATCCGCGCGCTCTACCGGGGCGTGGCCGAACGCTGCAAGGCCGCCAGCGACAAGCCGGTCATGATCTCGCCGTTCTTCCTCCTCGACTGCGGCGGGAAACTGGGCGATTTCGCATGGGTGACCCCGGAGGAGTACCGCGATTTCTGGACCGGGCTGCTGCGCCAGGCCCCGGCGGTGGACATTGTCGCGCTTCAGGACAGCGGCGAGCACCTGTCCTGCTACACCCTGGACGACCGGCGGCCTTTCTTCGCCGCCATGAAGGAGGCCTGCGGCGCGGCGGGAAAGACCCTCTGGGCCAACGTGGAAAGCGGCGAGTTGGAGGTCGCCTCCTTGGACGACTACGTCGCGCGGTTCGGCCTGAAGACCCACGTGAACGACCCGAAGCTCGCCCCTTATTGGCGCGCGGTCCCTGCGGAGAAGTTCCGCGACAAGCTCCGCCTCGCCAGCGAGTTCACCGACACCGCCGTCACCTGGGGCTACCAGGAGTTCCTCCGCCCCGCCCGGGGCCCCCAAGCCGCGGCCGCCCACGCGGCCTATGCGGCCCTCATGCCGGCGAAGTAG
- a CDS encoding SGNH/GDSL hydrolase family protein: MGSEFTGYRRAVMAVLVLAGIGMMFPPLAGAQASAEGLAVKGDSLVLAGTAPGALCYGNLEEGSVTVRSTYEPGQADTVIYETGRDYVVDAAAGTVARTADSRIPDFRTNMLYGQKDFDHTAFPGFGNRAFFVYVDYRARGARPLCAPRDQAALLPKTAAKLRAGGPFKIIAYGDSITAGIDAGSREVQFQEQWARHLSARFPKAEITVENGATNGDGTAQGLARLREKVLDRAPDLVIIGFGMNDHNVSGPTPEQFADNLKAMTAQIREQTGAEVLLYSAFPPNPDWKFGTHRMELYAEATRRAAEEARCAYADVFGVWKEVLKRKDLPSLLANNINHPSDFGHGLYFEALRAVEF, encoded by the coding sequence ATGGGTTCAGAATTCACGGGATACAGGCGGGCGGTGATGGCCGTGCTTGTGCTGGCGGGGATCGGGATGATGTTCCCTCCTTTGGCCGGCGCGCAGGCGTCTGCGGAGGGCCTCGCCGTCAAGGGGGACAGCCTGGTGCTCGCGGGCACCGCGCCGGGCGCGCTGTGTTACGGAAATCTGGAGGAGGGCTCCGTCACCGTGCGCAGCACCTATGAGCCCGGACAGGCGGACACGGTCATCTACGAGACGGGCCGCGACTATGTGGTGGACGCCGCCGCCGGAACCGTCGCCCGCACCGCAGACTCGCGCATTCCGGACTTCAGGACCAACATGCTCTACGGGCAGAAGGACTTCGACCACACCGCGTTTCCGGGCTTCGGCAACCGCGCCTTCTTTGTCTATGTGGACTACCGGGCGCGCGGCGCGCGGCCCCTGTGCGCCCCCCGCGACCAGGCGGCGCTGCTGCCCAAGACGGCCGCAAAACTGCGGGCGGGCGGCCCGTTCAAGATCATCGCCTACGGCGACAGCATCACCGCCGGGATAGACGCGGGCAGCCGCGAGGTCCAGTTCCAGGAGCAGTGGGCGCGCCATCTGTCCGCCAGGTTCCCGAAGGCGGAGATCACGGTGGAGAACGGCGCGACCAACGGCGACGGCACGGCGCAGGGCCTCGCGCGCCTGCGCGAGAAGGTGCTCGACCGCGCCCCGGACCTCGTGATCATCGGCTTCGGCATGAACGACCACAACGTGTCCGGCCCCACCCCGGAGCAATTCGCCGACAACCTGAAGGCGATGACCGCGCAGATCCGAGAACAGACCGGCGCGGAGGTGCTCCTGTACTCCGCCTTCCCCCCCAACCCGGACTGGAAATTCGGCACCCACCGCATGGAGCTGTACGCCGAAGCCACCCGCCGCGCGGCGGAGGAGGCCCGATGCGCCTACGCCGATGTGTTTGGTGTCTGGAAGGAGGTCCTGAAACGCAAAGACCTCCCCAGCCTCCTCGCCAACAACATCAACCACCCCAGCGACTTCGGCCACGGGCTCTACTTCGAGGCGCTCAGGGCCGTGGAGTTCTGA
- a CDS encoding peptide ABC transporter substrate-binding protein: MVIKAGNGAEVQDLDPQQVTGVAEHRVLCSLFEGLAGVDPATLEPVPGAAASWDVSPDGLTYTFHLRPGGKWSDGAPLTAEDFAWSWRRMLSPRLAAEYAYLLHCLRGAEAYNAGDTDDFSTVGVRVADPLTLVVTLEHPTPYFLSMQSHCAWYPVPRHVVEKFGAMDERATAWSRPGSLVGNGPFLLRDWQPNELIQVVRNPHYWDAAAVKPDAVAFYPIDNLQTEERTFRAGNLHLTATVPMHRIPVYRREHPEQLRIHPYLGVYFYRVNATKPPFTDRRVRRALAMALDREEIAAHVMKSGELPAGSLVPPDTAGYTSRARVAFDLEAARALLAEAGFPGGEGLPPVDILYNTSEAHKTIAETVQRMWREHLGVDARLLNQDWKVYLSSLNTLDYAVARSSWIGDVVDPVNFLECFLTGGGNNRCGWSSPAYDRLIRESYGEVDPARRLELLQQAEEILLDDAPIIPVYYYTWTFLMSPEVQGFQPNMLGLFRWQDLWLEPGGAGK, encoded by the coding sequence ATGGTGATCAAGGCGGGCAACGGCGCGGAGGTCCAGGACCTCGACCCCCAGCAGGTCACCGGGGTGGCGGAGCACCGCGTGCTCTGTTCCCTGTTTGAGGGGCTGGCCGGGGTGGACCCCGCCACGCTGGAACCCGTGCCCGGCGCGGCGGCGTCGTGGGACGTGTCGCCCGACGGCCTGACCTACACCTTTCATCTGCGGCCCGGGGGAAAATGGTCCGATGGCGCGCCGTTGACGGCGGAGGACTTCGCGTGGTCCTGGCGGCGGATGCTGTCGCCGCGGCTGGCCGCCGAGTACGCCTACCTGCTCCACTGCCTCCGGGGCGCCGAGGCCTACAACGCCGGGGACACGGACGACTTCTCCACCGTGGGCGTCCGGGTCGCGGATCCTCTCACGCTGGTGGTGACGCTGGAGCACCCCACGCCCTACTTCCTCTCCATGCAGTCGCACTGCGCCTGGTACCCCGTTCCGCGCCATGTGGTGGAGAAGTTCGGCGCGATGGACGAGCGGGCCACCGCGTGGAGCCGTCCGGGCAGCCTCGTGGGGAACGGGCCTTTTCTTCTGCGGGACTGGCAGCCGAACGAGCTGATCCAGGTGGTGCGCAACCCGCACTACTGGGACGCCGCGGCCGTGAAGCCGGACGCCGTGGCCTTTTATCCCATTGACAACCTCCAGACCGAGGAGCGCACCTTCCGCGCGGGCAACCTGCACCTCACGGCCACGGTGCCCATGCACCGCATCCCCGTGTACCGCCGGGAGCACCCGGAACAGCTTCGGATCCACCCCTACCTCGGCGTGTACTTCTACCGGGTGAACGCCACGAAGCCGCCTTTCACCGACCGGCGCGTGCGCCGCGCGCTGGCGATGGCGCTGGACCGCGAAGAGATCGCCGCGCACGTCATGAAGTCGGGCGAGCTGCCGGCGGGGAGTCTGGTGCCGCCGGACACCGCCGGGTACACCTCCCGCGCGCGGGTGGCCTTTGACTTGGAGGCCGCGCGCGCCCTGCTGGCGGAGGCCGGGTTTCCCGGCGGGGAGGGGCTGCCCCCGGTGGACATCCTCTACAACACGAGCGAGGCCCACAAGACCATCGCCGAGACGGTGCAGCGCATGTGGCGCGAACATCTGGGCGTGGACGCCCGCCTGCTCAACCAGGACTGGAAGGTCTACCTCAGCTCCCTGAACACCCTGGACTACGCCGTGGCCCGGTCGTCGTGGATCGGCGACGTGGTGGACCCGGTGAACTTCCTTGAGTGTTTCCTGACCGGCGGCGGGAACAACCGCTGCGGCTGGTCGTCGCCGGCCTACGACCGCCTGATCCGGGAATCCTACGGCGAGGTGGACCCCGCGCGCCGCCTGGAACTGCTCCAGCAGGCCGAGGAAATCCTGCTGGACGACGCGCCCATCATCCCAGTCTACTATTACACGTGGACCTTTCTCATGTCCCCCGAGGTGCAGGGGTTCCAGCCGAACATGCTGGGCCTTTTCCGCTGGCAGGACCTCTGGCTGGAACCCGGGGGGGCGGGCAAATGA
- a CDS encoding ABC transporter permease subunit, whose product MTGFVLRRLLEIVPVLLAVVTITFFLVRLAPGGPFDSEKRLEPKAQAQIEAFYRLDRPLHRQYLDYLWDAARGDLGPSYRKTGRTVTEWVALRLPVSMELGLYALAVALAIGMGAGLLAALRPNSLLDHGVMSAAMLGICLPGFVLGPLLTLVFSLWMGWLPVAGWTTPAHKILPAITLGAMYAAYIARMTRGGMLETLSQDFIRTARAKGLTEARILLRHALRGGIQPVVAFLGPAMAGLFTGSFVVETIFQIPGLGREFVEAAFNRDYTMVTGTVLVYAALVALLNLAADLAQAWLDPRARGQ is encoded by the coding sequence ATGACCGGGTTTGTCCTGCGGCGGCTCCTGGAGATTGTCCCCGTCCTGCTGGCGGTGGTCACGATCACCTTCTTCCTCGTGCGCCTCGCGCCGGGCGGACCCTTCGACTCGGAGAAGCGGCTGGAGCCGAAGGCCCAGGCCCAGATCGAGGCCTTTTACCGCCTCGACCGCCCGCTGCACCGGCAGTATCTCGATTACCTGTGGGACGCCGCGCGCGGCGACCTGGGGCCGTCCTACCGCAAGACGGGGCGCACGGTGACGGAATGGGTGGCGCTGCGCCTGCCGGTCTCCATGGAACTGGGGCTTTACGCCCTCGCGGTGGCGCTGGCCATCGGCATGGGCGCGGGGCTGCTGGCGGCGCTGCGGCCCAACAGCCTGCTGGACCACGGCGTCATGAGCGCCGCCATGCTGGGCATCTGCCTGCCGGGCTTCGTGCTGGGGCCGCTGCTCACGCTGGTCTTCTCGCTGTGGATGGGCTGGCTGCCCGTGGCCGGGTGGACCACGCCGGCCCACAAGATTCTGCCCGCCATCACCCTGGGGGCCATGTACGCGGCCTACATCGCCCGCATGACCCGCGGCGGCATGCTGGAGACCCTCAGCCAGGACTTCATCCGAACCGCCCGCGCCAAGGGCCTGACGGAGGCGCGCATCCTCCTGCGCCACGCCCTGCGCGGCGGCATCCAGCCCGTGGTCGCCTTCCTCGGCCCGGCCATGGCGGGGCTCTTCACCGGGTCCTTCGTCGTCGAGACCATCTTCCAGATTCCCGGGCTGGGCCGCGAGTTCGTCGAGGCGGCCTTCAACCGCGACTACACCATGGTCACGGGCACCGTGCTTGTCTATGCGGCGCTGGTGGCGCTGCTCAACCTCGCGGCGGACCTGGCCCAGGCCTGGCTCGACCCGCGCGCGCGGGGGCAGTGA
- a CDS encoding ABC transporter permease — MTAPRDIETPAAAPLAEEIPAGRASLWRDAWRRLRVNRLAVAALVVLCAVGILVVAGPWVTPQTYDTQDTALGAVGPRVGHWLGTDPLGRDLLARLLQGGRVSLLIGLSATAVSLLIGVLYGGVSGFAGGRADALMMRIVDILYALPYTVFVIILMVFFGRNFLFLFLAIGAVEWLTMARIVRGQVLSLREREFVEAARALGLGRARILIRHILPNTLGPVIIYATLTVPRVMLLEATLSFLGLGVQPPMSSWGLLIKEGVETMEEYPWLLLFPSIAFSATLFALNALGDGLRDALDPRTSRD; from the coding sequence ATGACCGCCCCCCGCGACATTGAAACGCCCGCCGCCGCTCCCCTTGCGGAGGAGATCCCCGCCGGCCGCGCCTCGCTCTGGCGCGACGCGTGGCGGCGGCTCCGCGTGAACCGGCTCGCCGTGGCGGCGCTGGTTGTGCTGTGCGCCGTGGGCATTCTGGTGGTCGCGGGGCCCTGGGTCACCCCCCAGACCTACGACACTCAGGACACGGCCCTTGGCGCCGTCGGCCCCCGCGTCGGGCACTGGCTCGGCACCGACCCCCTGGGCCGCGACCTTCTCGCGCGGCTCCTGCAGGGCGGGCGCGTGTCTCTGCTCATCGGGCTGTCCGCCACCGCCGTGTCCCTGCTCATCGGCGTGCTCTACGGCGGCGTGTCCGGCTTCGCAGGCGGCCGCGCCGACGCCCTTATGATGCGCATCGTGGACATCCTCTACGCCCTGCCCTACACGGTGTTCGTCATCATCCTCATGGTCTTCTTCGGGCGGAACTTCCTGTTCCTCTTCCTGGCCATCGGCGCGGTGGAGTGGCTCACCATGGCCCGCATCGTGCGCGGGCAGGTGCTGTCCCTGCGCGAGCGCGAGTTTGTCGAGGCCGCGCGGGCCCTCGGACTCGGCCGCGCCCGCATCCTGATCCGCCACATCCTGCCCAACACCCTCGGGCCCGTCATCATCTACGCCACCCTGACGGTGCCCCGCGTCATGCTCCTTGAGGCCACCCTCAGCTTCCTCGGCCTCGGCGTGCAGCCGCCCATGAGCTCCTGGGGCCTCCTCATCAAGGAGGGCGTCGAGACCATGGAGGAGTACCCCTGGCTGCTCCTCTTCCCCAGCATCGCCTTCTCCGCGACCCTCTTCGCCCTCAACGCCCTCGGCGACGGCCTCCGCGACGCCCTGGACCCCAGGACATCGAGGGACTGA